The genomic region AGCGAGGGCTTTAATTTTAGCCCGATAGATACACCACGGCAGGATTTTTTGGTCACTTTTTGACCTGCAGCAAAAAAGTGACGAAGTATGGATTGATTACAATGGTGGGATTTTGCTAACAGAAACAAATTTAACGTCCGCTATAAGTCTTATGGGCCGAATTTGTGTTAGAAATTAAAACGAATACGGGCAGAATATTTCCCCAGTCCATTCTAACGTCAATTTATTAACCTAAACTCAAAACAAACCTATTCTATGAAAAAACTTGGACTTAATTTTTGGACTTTTATTGCTTTAAGTCTATTTATATTCAGTTGTAACCCTTCTGAGGAGATGCAACCGGACTTGGATGGTCAGCCGGATCCCAATGATGACCATCAGCCTCCAAATGAAGAAGAAGTGGTGGCTGTTCCGCTAAAAGAACTGTTCAAAGATTATTTCCCTATTGGAGCAGCGATCACCCCTCAGCATGCGGATCCCAATACGGCGCATGGGGAAGCACTACTGGAACACTTTTCCAGTGTGACAGCGGAGAACGTCATGAAGCCGGATCATTTGCAAGGCAATAAAGGAACGTTTACCTGGGACAATGCCGATAAGATAGTGCAATTTGCCAGGAAGCACAATATCAAGGTCAGGGGACACTGCCTGACCTGGCACGCCCAGACTTCGGACTGGATGTTTTATGATGAAGATGGAGCGCTTTTATCAAAGGAAATAGCCTTGGATCAACTGGAAGAACATATCACTACCGTTGTGTCCAGGTACAAGGGAGATGTATATGCCTGGGATGTGGTGAATGAAGCCCTTTACGATTGGGATCCTGATGGGGTGATTTTTTATCGGGAAGATTCTCCCTGGTATCAAATGATAGGAGAGTCGTATATTGATTCGGCTTTTGTATATGCCCACAGAGCCGATCCAGATGCCAAACTATTTTACAACGATTACAATTCTATTTTTGGCTGGAAAAGGGACAAGATATTTGAATTGGTCAAAAGGCTAAAAGAGAATAATATCCCTATCGATGGCATCGGGATGCAGGGGCACTGGTTTGTAGGAACTTCTGAGGAAGACATCCGTACCACATTGGATTTGTACAGACAGTTGGGGGTTGAAATTCAGATTACGGAATTGGACGTATCGGTATATTTGTCAGGAGACGAGACAGGCTCAGA from Echinicola jeungdonensis harbors:
- a CDS encoding endo-1,4-beta-xylanase, with the translated sequence MKKLGLNFWTFIALSLFIFSCNPSEEMQPDLDGQPDPNDDHQPPNEEEVVAVPLKELFKDYFPIGAAITPQHADPNTAHGEALLEHFSSVTAENVMKPDHLQGNKGTFTWDNADKIVQFARKHNIKVRGHCLTWHAQTSDWMFYDEDGALLSKEIALDQLEEHITTVVSRYKGDVYAWDVVNEALYDWDPDGVIFYREDSPWYQMIGESYIDSAFVYAHRADPDAKLFYNDYNSIFGWKRDKIFELVKRLKENNIPIDGIGMQGHWFVGTSEEDIRTTLDLYRQLGVEIQITELDVSVYLSGDETGSETYTEAFSIRQKQAYRMIFQVLLDYSDIITGVTFWGIGDDGTWLDKPGRKAFPFLLDENLQPKPVYFEVQELVQNH